Proteins encoded in a region of the Leguminivora glycinivorella isolate SPB_JAAS2020 chromosome 23, LegGlyc_1.1, whole genome shotgun sequence genome:
- the LOC125238366 gene encoding uncharacterized protein LOC125238366 encodes MSRKDKIMALAISNTKKSESLIRVKPANTTKNKNSLSSSDDKQAARKSPILTDLDELWSRPLDFNKYPAIFENQNEYCNSFEIVQDLDLLSFTNNTYENTLPSTRQSLICYENLPDSDDDRCDSTGLYDSDDSVKDKDYNPKSPDYNSDSSNNINEKVPITVTVDAGKHTDSVETDSVSSYDCNETRHVSIIVNAEIHDERERKNTRNGHEMNNNNR; translated from the coding sequence atgtcaagaaaagataaaattaTGGCTTTGgctatttcaaatacaaaaaaatcagAGTCTCTTATTCGTGTGAAGCCAGCTAATACTACCAAAAATAAAAACTCTTTAAGTAGTTCGGATGATAAACAAGCCGCTCGAAAAAGTCCAATCCTAACAGATCTTGATGAACTTTGGTCTCGCCCTCTGGATTTTAACAAATACCCAGCCATAtttgaaaatcaaaatgaatACTGCAATTCATTTGAAATAGTTCAAGATCTTGATCTATTATCTTTTACAAACAATACGTATGAAAACACTTTGCCATCTACTCGTCAATCTTTGATATGTTATGAAAACCTTCCAGACTCTGACGATGATAGATGTGACTCGACTGGTTTATATGACTCCGATGACAGCGTCAAAGATAAGGACTATAACCCTAAATCTCCAGATTACAACTCAGATTCGTCGAACAACATTAATGAAAAAGTACCAATTACTGTCACAGTTGATGCTGGCAAACATACTGACTCTGTAGAGACTGACTCGGTTTCATCATACGATTGCAATGAAACAAGACATGTTAGTATAATAGTTAATGCTGAGATACATGacgagagagagagaaaaaacacgCGGAATGGTCACGAAATGAATAACAACAATAGATAA